From the Euphorbia lathyris chromosome 6, ddEupLath1.1, whole genome shotgun sequence genome, one window contains:
- the LOC136232863 gene encoding phosphatidylinositol 4-kinase gamma 4-like encodes MAQVALSSVREEPLKVNHSFTWKYNPCSDDSILIFLSVAGSLVPMRIMESDSIASVKLRIQAYRGFFVKKQKLIFEGREMSRNNSCARDYGVAEGKVLHLVIRLSDLQVITVRTVSGQEFKFHVGRGRNVGYVKQQIAKKGKEFDIIDQELVCDGEELEDQRLINDICKEKYAVIHLLIRKSAKVRAKPIEKDLELSIEALELRDGRDDVSGAYQKGAFSLGNEFVEEKPLLRDFVLEPVIVNSKIELPLVIKELVNSTVLGLERGNEPIRSSEGSGGAYFMQDSSGKYVAVFKPIDEEPMALNNPQGLPLSVNGEGLKKGTCVGGGALREVAAFLLDHPKSGPRLFWDNHRGFAGVPPTLMIKCLHKGFNHPKGYEHSSKNVKIGSLQRFIENNGSCEDMGPGAFPVHEVHKISVLDMRLANADRHAGNILIRKDDEGKIVLIPIDHGYCLPESFEDCTFDWLYWPQAKQPYSQDIIDYVKKLDAEEDITLLKLCGWDMPLKSARTFRISTMLLKKGVERALTPFQIGSMMCRETLKKESTIERIVQEAQDAMLPGSSEEAFLESISSIIDRQLDELTSR; translated from the exons GTTGCGGGGTCTTTGGTCCCTATGCGTATTATGGAGTCGGATTCTATTGCTTCTGTGAAGCTGAGGATTCAGGCTTACAGAGGTTTCTTTGTGAAGAAGCAAAAATTGATTTTTGAAGGGAGAGAAATGTCTAGGAACAATTCTTGTGCTAGGGACTATGGTGTTGCTGAGGGAAAGGTGTTGCATTTGGTTATAAGGCTTTCAGATCTCCAAGTTATAACTGTTAGGACTGTGTCTGGGCAAGAGTTTAAGTTTCATGTGGGGAGGGGTAGAAATGTAGGCTATGTGAAACAACAGATTGCTAAGAAGGGGAAAGAGTTTGATATCATTGACCAAGAACTGGTTTGTGATGGTGAGGAACTTGAAGACCAAAGGCTTATTAATGATATCTGCAAGGAAAAATATGCAGTGATTCATTTGCTTATTCGGAAATCTGCCAAAGTTAGAGCTAAACCCATTGAGAAAGACTTAGAATTGTCAATTGAGGCACTAGAGTTGCGTGACGGGAGAGATGATGTTTCAGGAGCATATCAGAAGGGGGCATTTTCTCTGGGTAATGAATTTGTAGAGGAGAAACCATTACTGAGAGACTTTGTTTTGGAGCCTGTAATTGTTAATTCCAAAATAGAACTTCCGTTGGTGATCAAAGAGTTAGTAAACTCTACAGTCCTTGGACTAGAGAGGGGCAATGAGCCTATTCGATCTTCTGAGGGATCTGGAGGAGCTTATTTCATGCAAGATTCATCTGGTAAATATGTTGCCGTCTTTAAGCCCATTGATGAAGAGCCAATGGCTTTGAATAACCCTCAGGGATTACCCTTGTCAGTGAATGGTGAAGGATTAAAGAAAGGCACATGTGTAGGAGGTGGAGCATTGCGAGAAGTTGCAGCATTCTTATTGGATCACCCTAAGAGTGGACCACGCTTATTTTGGGATAACCATAGAGGTTTTGCTGGAGTTCCACCCACATTAATGATCAAGTGCTTGCATAAAGGCTTCAATCATCCAAAGGGTTATGAACACTCATCAAAGAATGTAAAGATTGGTTCACTGCAGAGGTTCATAGAAAACAATGGAAGTTGTGAGGATATGGGTCCTGGTGCTTTCCCTGTTCACGAGGTACACAAAATCTCTGTCTTAGATATGAGGTTGGCAAATGCAGACAGACATGCTGGTAACATTTTGATCAgaaaagatgatgaagggaaGATCGTTCTTATCCCAATAGATCATGGATACTGCCTGCCTGAAAGC TTTGAAGATTGCACTTTTGACTGGCTTTACTGGCCTCAAGCTAAGCAACCTTATTCCCAAGACATTATTGACTATGTTAAAAAACTAGATGCTGAAGAGGACATTACTCTTCTCAAACTCTGTGGATGGGACATGCCCCTCAAGTCCGCCCGCACTTTCCGCATTTCCACCATGCTACTGAAAAAAGGAGTCGAAAGAGCGCTTACGCCCTTTCAAATCGGAAGCATGATGTGCAGGGAGACGCTGAAAAAAGAATCAACTATCGAGCGAATTGTTCAAGAAGCTCAAGATGCCATGCTTCCTGGAAGTAGCGAGGAAGCATTCCTCGAATCCATCTCATCAATCATCGATCGTCAACTCGACGAGCTGACCAGCCGGTAA